One Pullulanibacillus sp. KACC 23026 DNA segment encodes these proteins:
- a CDS encoding argininosuccinate synthase: protein MAKEKIVLAYSGGLDTSVSVKWIQEKYGYDVIALGLDVGEGKDLEAIKQKALNVGAIKAIMIDAKELLAKGYILPALKANAMYEGKYPLSSALSRPLISKLLVEVAEQEGAVAVAHGCTGKGNDQVRFEVSIQALNPDLKVVAPVREWGMTRDEEIAYAEKNGIPIPINLDNPFSIDANIWGRACEAGVLENPWNEAPEAAYDWTNPIHLTPDDAEYVEIDFVQGEPVALNGEKMELVPLIEKLNELGGLHGVGRIDHIENRLVGIKSREVYENPAALILINAHKELEFLTLPREVSQFKAQIDQKMAQIIYEGLWYSPLKSALDAFVDETQKYVTGKVRVKLHKGTHVVVGRTSDYSLYNEELATYTKGDAFDHNAAVGFIKLWGLPTKVYSEVHKSEEKQEGQSNEQAVERTVPEGN from the coding sequence ATGGCAAAAGAAAAAATTGTACTTGCTTATTCCGGAGGGCTAGACACCTCTGTATCCGTTAAATGGATCCAAGAAAAATACGGCTATGATGTCATTGCACTGGGCCTTGATGTCGGTGAAGGAAAGGACTTAGAGGCAATCAAGCAAAAAGCGTTAAACGTTGGGGCGATCAAAGCGATCATGATTGATGCTAAAGAGCTTCTTGCCAAAGGTTATATTTTACCTGCTCTCAAAGCAAATGCGATGTACGAAGGCAAATACCCGCTTTCCTCAGCGCTTTCCCGTCCGCTTATCTCGAAGCTTCTGGTGGAAGTAGCTGAGCAAGAAGGTGCGGTTGCAGTTGCTCACGGCTGTACCGGGAAAGGGAATGACCAAGTTCGCTTTGAAGTCTCGATCCAAGCACTTAATCCTGATTTAAAGGTTGTGGCACCTGTTCGGGAATGGGGCATGACACGTGATGAAGAAATCGCCTATGCCGAAAAAAATGGAATTCCAATTCCAATCAATCTCGACAATCCGTTCTCGATTGATGCAAACATCTGGGGACGCGCTTGTGAAGCCGGCGTCTTAGAAAACCCATGGAATGAAGCCCCTGAGGCAGCCTATGACTGGACAAATCCGATTCATTTAACCCCGGATGATGCAGAATATGTTGAAATTGATTTTGTTCAAGGTGAGCCGGTTGCCTTAAACGGTGAAAAGATGGAGCTTGTTCCTTTAATTGAAAAGTTAAATGAGCTAGGCGGCCTTCATGGCGTTGGCCGGATTGATCACATCGAGAATCGTTTAGTGGGCATCAAATCACGTGAAGTCTATGAAAACCCAGCAGCCCTTATTTTAATTAATGCCCATAAAGAATTAGAGTTTTTGACTCTCCCTCGTGAGGTATCTCAATTTAAAGCTCAAATTGATCAAAAAATGGCTCAGATTATCTATGAAGGACTCTGGTATTCACCGCTTAAATCCGCTCTGGATGCGTTCGTGGATGAAACTCAAAAATATGTAACAGGGAAAGTACGTGTGAAGCTTCATAAAGGAACTCACGTTGTAGTGGGACGGACGTCCGATTATAGTCTATACAATGAAGAGCTCGCCACCTATACAAAAGGGGACGCTTTCGATCATAATGCGGCAGTAGGCTTCATCAAACTATGGGGACTTCCAACAAAAGTTTATTCAGAAGTACACAAATCCGAAGAAAAGCAGGAGGGTCAGTCTAATGAGCAAGCTGTGGAGCGGACGGTTCCAGAAGGAAACTAA
- the argH gene encoding argininosuccinate lyase: protein MSKLWSGRFQKETNKLVEELTASITFDQKLADEDIEGSLAHVQMLGECGIIPAEDAEKIAEGLKVIQKKIAQGEVNYLVAHEDIHMNIEKMLTDEIGPVAGKLHTGRSRNDQVATDMHLYMRRKTEGLIELVEAAQEALLTQAEANVDTILPGYTHLQRAQPISFAHHLLAYFWMLERDKGRLQDSLKRINLLPLGAGALAGTTFPINRQRVAELLDFDGVYPNSLDAVSDRDFIAEFLSIASIMMVHLSRLSEELILWSSQEFQFVELDDSFCTGSSMMPQKKNPDVPELIRGKTGRVFGNLIGLLTVLKGLPLAYNKDLQEDKEGMFDSVETLEGALMLLAPMLETMTVNTKAMQEAVTKDYSNATDLADYLVNKGMPFREAHEVIGQLVHYGIKHGKFLLDLDLNEFQSFSELFDDAVYTVLKPENVVAARNSEGGTGFDQVKKQLQLARNAGTVLAFHSKQ, encoded by the coding sequence ATGAGCAAGCTGTGGAGCGGACGGTTCCAGAAGGAAACTAATAAGCTTGTCGAAGAACTGACAGCTTCCATTACTTTTGACCAAAAATTAGCCGATGAGGATATCGAGGGGAGTCTCGCCCATGTCCAAATGCTTGGCGAATGCGGAATTATCCCAGCAGAAGACGCCGAGAAAATTGCTGAAGGTTTAAAGGTTATCCAAAAGAAAATAGCGCAAGGCGAGGTCAACTACCTCGTCGCCCATGAAGATATCCATATGAATATCGAAAAAATGCTGACAGACGAAATTGGACCGGTTGCCGGAAAGCTTCATACGGGGAGGAGCCGCAATGATCAGGTGGCAACCGACATGCACCTGTATATGCGTCGCAAAACGGAAGGACTTATTGAACTTGTTGAAGCGGCGCAAGAGGCCCTCCTCACACAGGCTGAAGCGAATGTAGATACCATTTTACCAGGCTATACGCATCTTCAGCGGGCTCAGCCTATTTCATTTGCGCATCATCTTCTTGCGTATTTTTGGATGCTTGAGCGGGACAAGGGTCGCCTGCAGGACAGCCTTAAGCGAATCAATCTGTTGCCTTTAGGGGCGGGTGCCCTTGCTGGGACAACCTTTCCGATTAATCGGCAGCGGGTAGCTGAATTGCTAGACTTCGATGGGGTCTATCCAAATAGCTTGGATGCTGTCAGCGACCGTGATTTTATAGCCGAATTTTTATCGATTGCTTCGATTATGATGGTGCATCTCTCACGTCTCTCAGAAGAGCTTATCCTTTGGAGCAGCCAAGAGTTTCAATTCGTTGAACTCGATGATTCCTTCTGTACCGGCTCAAGCATGATGCCGCAAAAGAAAAATCCAGATGTTCCAGAGCTCATTCGTGGTAAAACCGGTCGGGTGTTTGGCAACCTTATCGGCCTCCTTACAGTATTGAAAGGGTTGCCGCTTGCTTATAACAAAGACCTGCAAGAGGATAAGGAAGGCATGTTCGACAGTGTTGAAACGCTCGAAGGAGCCCTTATGCTTCTCGCTCCTATGCTAGAAACGATGACTGTGAACACAAAAGCGATGCAGGAAGCCGTGACAAAGGACTACTCCAATGCAACTGACTTGGCTGATTACTTAGTCAACAAAGGCATGCCATTCCGTGAAGCCCATGAAGTCATCGGCCAGCTCGTTCATTACGGCATCAAGCACGGCAAATTTCTATTAGATCTCGACCTGAACGAATTCCAGTCATTCAGCGAGCTCTTCGACGATGCCGTCTATACCGTGCTCAAACCAGAAAACGTCGTCGCAGCCCGAAACAGCGAAGGCGGAACCGGCTTTGACCAAGTCAAAAAACAACTCCAACTAGCAAGAAACGCAGGGACGGTTCTTGCGTTTCATTCCAAGCAATGA
- the carB gene encoding carbamoyl-phosphate synthase (glutamine-hydrolyzing) large subunit, with the protein MPLRTDLKKVLVIGSGPIVIGQAAEFDYAGTQACLALKEENIEVVLVNNNPATIMTDEQIADHVYIEPLTPESIEKIIQKEKPQGLIGTLGGQTGLNLTVALSEQGILEKYNVELLGTSLISIQKGEDREMFRQLMLDIEEPICESEIIHSFEEGKAFVEQIGYPVIIRPAYTLGGAGGGFANNEEELKRVLTSGLSASPIHQVLIEKSIKGWKEIEYEVMRDANDTCIIVCNMENMDPVGVHTGDSIVVAPSQTLTDNQYQMLRASSLKIIRALGIVGGCNIQFALDPVSEDYVIIEVNPRVSRSSALASKATGYPIARMAAKCAIGFHLDELLNPITGNTYASFEPALDYIVVKLPRFPFDKFTEADRKLGTQMKATGEVMAIDRTFEGALNKGLRSLELGLNSLEWKGFMSASADELKLNLTNATDLRLFAIAELLKRGESIETIHALTQMDPWFLYGVQNILTTEKELSNTEFARLTVDQLKSAKRMNISDARLAQLLSVTEKEVSEKRKGWGILPVYKLVDTCAGEFVAETPYYYSTWHGEDEALVSNRPKILVVGSGPIRIGQGVEFDYCSVHATFAVKKLGFEAVVVNNNPETVSTDYATADRLYFDPLTLEDLLHVIEKENVQGVLLQFGGQTAVNLAEKLEAEGVPILGTTADMIDALEDRERFYKVLKELNIPHIQGEIVESPAELKEAAGRLGFPILSRPSYVIGGQSMFIFYDEAELDRALTFHFQDDRMWPLLVDSYLPGMEFEVDAVSDGSDIVIPGIFEHVERAGVHSGDSTAIFPPVNLPESVQQLAVTYTEKICKACSIKGLMNIQFVYANETLYVLEVNPRASRTIPIISKVTGFPMVEAAVRVQLGQSVKSFTKVQGLLTPPAYYSVKAPVFSSSKLNGVDPVLGPEMKSTGESLGLGYSVGEALTKAVFLGEANPFSQSTTKKTIICSINSRELEESYGLIKELIERGFDMTATAKTAEFYEQKGLPIKKKVLSVEEVAEVLQSGEAAALINSPTNGRNRSTFGFQIRAEAIRHKVPLMTSLDTVRAALTYANSTTNDQVKTLTAYRQDSMKGSGIYV; encoded by the coding sequence ATGCCATTACGTACTGATCTGAAAAAAGTATTAGTCATAGGTTCAGGCCCCATTGTCATTGGGCAGGCCGCTGAATTTGATTATGCCGGCACGCAAGCCTGTCTGGCATTAAAAGAAGAAAATATCGAGGTCGTCCTCGTTAATAATAATCCCGCTACAATCATGACCGATGAACAAATCGCTGATCACGTCTATATTGAACCGCTGACCCCTGAATCGATCGAAAAAATCATTCAGAAGGAAAAGCCTCAAGGATTAATTGGAACACTTGGCGGTCAAACCGGATTAAACCTCACCGTAGCACTGTCTGAACAGGGCATTCTTGAAAAATATAATGTCGAGCTGCTCGGCACTTCCTTAATCTCCATCCAAAAAGGTGAGGATCGGGAAATGTTTCGCCAATTAATGCTCGATATTGAAGAGCCGATTTGCGAATCAGAAATTATTCATTCTTTTGAAGAAGGGAAAGCCTTTGTCGAACAGATTGGTTATCCGGTTATCATCCGTCCCGCTTATACGCTCGGAGGAGCAGGCGGCGGTTTTGCCAATAACGAAGAAGAGCTTAAGCGAGTTTTAACAAGCGGTCTTTCCGCAAGTCCCATTCATCAAGTGTTGATTGAAAAGAGTATTAAAGGATGGAAAGAGATTGAGTACGAGGTCATGCGTGATGCCAATGATACATGCATCATCGTCTGCAACATGGAAAACATGGATCCGGTTGGTGTACACACTGGCGATTCCATCGTTGTGGCTCCTTCTCAAACGCTGACCGACAATCAATACCAAATGCTCCGCGCTTCATCGTTAAAAATTATCCGGGCGCTCGGCATTGTCGGCGGCTGTAATATTCAGTTCGCACTCGATCCCGTTTCAGAAGATTATGTCATCATCGAGGTGAATCCTCGTGTGAGCCGTTCTTCCGCTTTAGCATCAAAGGCAACCGGCTACCCGATTGCGAGAATGGCGGCCAAATGTGCGATTGGGTTTCATCTGGATGAACTCTTAAATCCTATTACGGGGAATACTTATGCATCATTTGAACCCGCTCTTGATTACATCGTCGTGAAACTTCCGCGTTTTCCGTTTGATAAGTTTACCGAAGCAGATCGGAAGCTGGGCACACAGATGAAGGCAACGGGTGAGGTGATGGCGATTGACCGGACCTTTGAAGGGGCTCTTAATAAAGGTCTTCGTTCCTTAGAATTAGGGCTGAACAGTCTTGAATGGAAGGGTTTTATGAGTGCCTCGGCGGATGAGTTGAAACTTAATCTCACAAATGCAACGGATCTTCGCCTGTTTGCCATTGCTGAGCTATTAAAACGCGGGGAATCCATTGAAACCATCCATGCGCTTACACAAATGGATCCATGGTTTTTATATGGTGTACAGAATATCCTCACCACTGAGAAAGAGCTCAGCAACACTGAATTTGCTCGCTTAACAGTGGATCAGCTCAAATCAGCCAAGCGGATGAACATTAGCGATGCCAGATTGGCACAGCTCTTATCTGTTACCGAAAAAGAGGTTAGTGAAAAGCGTAAAGGCTGGGGCATTCTTCCGGTCTATAAACTAGTCGATACGTGTGCAGGCGAGTTTGTAGCGGAGACCCCTTACTATTACTCCACCTGGCATGGGGAAGATGAAGCGCTCGTCAGTAATCGGCCCAAAATATTAGTCGTAGGCTCTGGACCGATTCGCATCGGACAGGGTGTTGAATTTGATTATTGTTCAGTTCATGCAACATTTGCCGTGAAGAAACTTGGGTTTGAGGCCGTCGTCGTCAATAACAATCCAGAAACGGTCAGCACGGATTATGCCACAGCGGACCGCCTCTACTTTGATCCGTTAACGTTAGAGGATTTACTGCACGTGATTGAAAAGGAAAACGTACAAGGTGTTTTGCTCCAGTTTGGCGGCCAAACGGCGGTTAATCTCGCAGAAAAACTTGAGGCAGAAGGTGTTCCGATTCTCGGAACCACAGCTGACATGATCGACGCATTAGAGGACCGGGAGCGATTTTATAAGGTGTTAAAGGAATTAAACATTCCTCACATTCAAGGAGAGATTGTCGAGAGTCCAGCCGAATTAAAAGAAGCGGCGGGCCGCCTCGGGTTTCCGATCCTTAGTCGACCTTCTTACGTCATTGGCGGTCAGTCGATGTTCATCTTTTATGATGAAGCAGAGCTTGACAGGGCCTTAACGTTTCATTTTCAGGATGACCGCATGTGGCCGCTGCTTGTTGACAGCTACCTTCCTGGTATGGAATTTGAAGTCGATGCCGTCAGTGATGGCAGTGACATTGTTATTCCTGGTATTTTTGAACATGTGGAGCGGGCAGGGGTTCACTCCGGTGACAGCACAGCGATCTTCCCACCTGTCAACTTGCCGGAATCGGTACAGCAGCTAGCGGTTACTTATACGGAAAAGATTTGCAAAGCTTGTTCGATTAAAGGTCTAATGAATATTCAATTTGTGTATGCCAATGAAACATTATATGTTCTGGAGGTTAATCCGCGAGCATCCCGAACGATTCCAATAATTAGTAAGGTGACCGGTTTTCCTATGGTCGAAGCCGCTGTTCGGGTCCAGCTCGGTCAGTCCGTCAAATCCTTTACTAAGGTGCAAGGCTTACTCACGCCGCCTGCCTACTATTCTGTCAAAGCTCCTGTGTTCTCCTCATCCAAGCTTAATGGGGTGGATCCGGTGCTCGGACCTGAGATGAAATCGACAGGTGAAAGCCTCGGTCTCGGTTATTCAGTCGGAGAGGCGCTGACAAAAGCCGTGTTTTTAGGAGAAGCGAATCCTTTCAGTCAATCGACAACTAAGAAGACCATTATTTGTTCGATTAATTCGCGAGAGCTTGAAGAAAGCTATGGTCTTATAAAAGAGCTGATTGAACGTGGATTTGACATGACGGCTACGGCAAAAACGGCTGAGTTTTATGAGCAAAAAGGACTTCCGATCAAGAAAAAGGTCTTAAGTGTTGAGGAAGTGGCTGAGGTCCTTCAATCCGGAGAGGCAGCGGCCCTTATCAATAGTCCGACAAATGGACGGAATCGGTCGACGTTCGGATTTCAAATCAGAGCCGAAGCCATTAGACATAAGGTCCCTTTAATGACCAGTCTCGATACGGTTAGGGCAGCCTTAACCTATGCTAACAGCACGACGAATGACCAAGTCAAAACACTAACAGCTTATCGCCAGGATTCTATGAAGGGAAGTGGCATTTATGTCTAA
- a CDS encoding carbamoyl phosphate synthase small subunit produces the protein MKKGYLVLESGDLFEGTHVGQHTHTTGEVVFNTGMTGYQEMLTDPSYAGQILTFCYPLIGNYGVNKQDDEGPALHLSGVVLSHLATQPSHYLSTKTFLKHMNDSGIPVLADVDTRAVVKKIRHAGTMRGVLTLNPDDVSFTPKLQGLDLIKKVSSEKVEHYKGSGPHVVLINYGSKKSILTALLHAGCEVTVVPYHITFNELKSLKPTGVVLSNGPGNPMALKPYFNEIKKISETYPTLGICLGHQLIALAHGAETEKLLFGHRGGNHPVKELETGKVWMTSQNHSFVVKEASIDTTKFEVSYRNVNDKSVEGLKAKHLPIETVQFHPEAHPGPTDTEHIFDRFIHKIKHAGESSYAITY, from the coding sequence GTGAAAAAGGGTTATTTAGTCTTGGAATCAGGAGACCTCTTTGAAGGCACTCATGTAGGCCAGCACACTCATACAACGGGTGAAGTAGTATTTAATACAGGGATGACAGGCTATCAGGAAATGCTTACGGATCCTTCCTATGCCGGACAAATTCTCACTTTCTGCTACCCGCTCATTGGAAATTACGGCGTAAATAAGCAGGATGATGAGGGACCGGCCTTGCACTTATCCGGCGTTGTTCTGAGTCACCTGGCCACACAGCCGAGTCATTATTTATCAACCAAAACCTTTTTAAAACACATGAATGATTCAGGCATCCCAGTTTTGGCGGATGTCGATACTCGGGCAGTGGTTAAGAAAATCCGTCACGCCGGAACAATGAGAGGCGTTCTGACGCTTAACCCGGATGACGTTTCATTTACGCCGAAACTGCAAGGACTTGATTTAATCAAAAAGGTGTCTTCTGAAAAAGTCGAGCACTACAAAGGCAGTGGCCCACATGTTGTCTTAATCAATTATGGAAGCAAGAAATCAATCTTAACGGCCTTGCTTCATGCAGGCTGTGAAGTGACGGTTGTGCCTTATCATATAACGTTTAATGAACTTAAGTCATTAAAACCAACAGGTGTTGTCCTGAGCAATGGACCGGGCAATCCGATGGCTTTAAAGCCTTATTTTAACGAAATTAAGAAAATTTCAGAGACGTATCCGACGCTCGGTATTTGTTTGGGCCACCAGCTGATTGCACTCGCCCATGGTGCTGAAACAGAAAAATTACTGTTCGGCCATCGCGGCGGCAATCACCCTGTTAAAGAGTTAGAAACAGGGAAGGTGTGGATGACGTCCCAAAATCACAGCTTTGTTGTCAAAGAAGCAAGCATTGATACAACAAAATTTGAGGTCAGCTATCGCAACGTCAATGACAAGTCAGTGGAAGGGTTAAAAGCGAAGCACTTGCCAATCGAAACGGTGCAGTTCCACCCTGAAGCTCACCCTGGTCCAACTGACACGGAACACATTTTTGATCGTTTTATACACAAGATTAAACATGCAGGAGAGTCTAGCTATGCCATTACGTACTGA
- a CDS encoding undecaprenyldiphospho-muramoylpentapeptide beta-N-acetylglucosaminyltransferase: protein MKRKIVLTGGGSAGHVTVNLALIPKLREADWEITYIGSVNGIERELVSGVEGVDYKSISTGKLRRYFDWNNFKDPFKVVKGIWEAYRIIKKVKPDVVFSKGGFVSVPVVLGAKLNGVPTIIHESDITPGLANKLSIPFVTKVCTTFPETAKALPEAKTIYLGAVIREELFKGDAAKGRQFTDFTRTKPVLLIMGGSLGARKINQAVRENLDDLLKDFQIVHLCGKGNVDASLSRRGYQQYDYIKEELPDLLAMADVIISRAGSNAIFEFKALKKPMLLIPLSQNASRGDQVLNAESFKKSGFADVLLEEDLNPETFLEKVMTIYANREAYQKKMAEDQGESPLQKLYQLIETMSQSS from the coding sequence ATGAAAAGGAAGATTGTATTAACTGGAGGCGGATCGGCCGGGCATGTGACGGTTAATCTCGCGCTTATCCCAAAACTCCGTGAAGCGGATTGGGAAATCACTTATATTGGCTCAGTCAATGGGATTGAGCGAGAACTTGTAAGCGGGGTCGAGGGAGTCGATTACAAAAGTATTTCAACAGGTAAGCTTCGCCGCTATTTCGACTGGAATAACTTTAAGGACCCTTTTAAGGTGGTAAAAGGAATCTGGGAGGCCTATCGGATTATAAAAAAAGTTAAGCCAGACGTTGTTTTTTCAAAAGGCGGCTTTGTCTCGGTTCCGGTTGTACTGGGAGCCAAGCTGAATGGCGTACCAACCATTATCCATGAATCAGATATTACACCAGGACTTGCGAATAAACTTTCGATCCCCTTTGTAACCAAAGTTTGCACGACCTTTCCTGAAACGGCTAAGGCTCTTCCTGAGGCAAAAACAATCTATCTCGGGGCGGTTATCCGAGAAGAATTATTCAAGGGCGATGCGGCAAAAGGACGTCAATTTACTGATTTTACCAGGACGAAGCCAGTCCTCCTTATTATGGGGGGCAGTCTCGGTGCCAGAAAAATTAATCAGGCGGTTCGCGAAAACTTGGATGATTTATTGAAGGACTTTCAGATTGTTCATTTATGTGGGAAGGGAAATGTGGATGCCTCCCTGTCACGCAGAGGTTATCAGCAATACGACTATATAAAAGAGGAACTGCCAGACCTTCTAGCAATGGCTGACGTGATTATTTCACGAGCAGGCTCCAATGCGATCTTTGAATTTAAGGCGCTGAAAAAGCCGATGCTCCTGATTCCGCTCTCGCAAAATGCAAGCCGCGGTGACCAGGTGTTAAATGCGGAGTCCTTTAAAAAGTCAGGCTTTGCCGATGTCCTTTTAGAAGAAGACTTGAATCCAGAAACCTTTTTAGAAAAAGTGATGACTATTTATGCTAATCGGGAAGCTTATCAGAAGAAAATGGCGGAGGACCAAGGCGAATCTCCGCTGCAAAAACTCTATCAATTGATTGAGACAATGAGCCAATCGTCTTGA
- the argF gene encoding ornithine carbamoyltransferase, whose protein sequence is MSNALNVMKMKQNPLTLKGTDFIKVSDYSSETLTALLEQAYEMKRLQKEGIPHPYLSGKILGMVFEKSSTRTRVSFQVGMKQLGGDAIFLSKNDIQLGRGETISDTAKVLSRYVDGIMIRTFEHEKILELAEHADVPVINGLTDLHHPAQTLADLLTIYEHKGQFKGLKLCYVGDGNNNVCHSLIEGAVLVGMDVSVASPEGFEPNAEILGWAIQQAEVTGSSVTVTVSPEEAVKGADVIVTDVWTSMGQEEEKEARHQIFKPYQVNAELCGQADPDYIFLHCLPAHRGEEVTADIIDGPHSVVFDEAENRLHAQKAILKNLLGS, encoded by the coding sequence ATGTCTAATGCATTAAACGTTATGAAAATGAAGCAGAATCCTTTAACTTTAAAGGGAACTGATTTTATAAAGGTATCTGATTATTCAAGTGAGACTTTGACCGCATTGCTTGAGCAAGCCTATGAAATGAAGCGTCTGCAAAAAGAGGGGATCCCGCATCCTTATCTAAGCGGCAAAATTCTTGGGATGGTTTTTGAAAAATCTTCAACCCGTACAAGAGTGTCTTTTCAAGTTGGGATGAAGCAGCTCGGCGGGGATGCGATTTTTTTGAGCAAAAATGATATCCAGCTTGGGCGAGGCGAAACCATTTCTGATACAGCCAAAGTCCTGTCACGTTATGTGGATGGCATCATGATTCGAACTTTTGAACATGAGAAAATTCTAGAACTGGCAGAGCATGCGGATGTGCCTGTCATCAATGGGTTAACCGATCTTCACCATCCAGCCCAAACTTTAGCGGACCTATTAACGATTTACGAACATAAAGGGCAGTTCAAAGGGCTTAAACTGTGTTATGTCGGGGACGGTAATAATAACGTATGCCATTCCTTAATCGAAGGAGCGGTACTCGTCGGGATGGATGTTTCCGTCGCAAGTCCAGAAGGGTTTGAGCCGAATGCTGAGATTCTGGGTTGGGCCATTCAACAGGCTGAAGTCACTGGGAGCAGCGTGACCGTTACCGTCTCACCGGAGGAAGCAGTCAAAGGGGCAGATGTGATCGTCACAGATGTCTGGACCAGCATGGGCCAAGAAGAAGAAAAAGAAGCACGTCATCAAATCTTCAAGCCTTACCAAGTGAATGCCGAGCTTTGCGGGCAAGCCGATCCAGACTATATCTTCCTGCACTGTCTGCCGGCGCATCGCGGTGAAGAAGTGACAGCCGATATCATTGATGGACCGCATTCGGTTGTCTTCGACGAAGCAGAAAATCGTCTGCATGCACAAAAAGCCATTTTGAAAAACTTATTGGGAAGTTAA